The following are from one region of the Polaribacter marinaquae genome:
- a CDS encoding four helix bundle protein, whose protein sequence is MRNFRKLKIWEQGIVIVKEIYKIAQKLPSDEKFGLKSQITRAAVSIPSNIAEGSSRNSVVEFKRFLEIAIGSLFEVETQLIIIQELELIESEELKIIFELIEKEGKMINGLINTIKNS, encoded by the coding sequence ATGAGAAATTTTAGAAAATTAAAGATTTGGGAACAAGGAATTGTTATTGTCAAAGAAATTTATAAAATAGCTCAAAAATTACCTTCTGATGAAAAGTTTGGATTGAAAAGTCAAATTACAAGGGCTGCCGTTTCAATTCCATCAAATATAGCCGAAGGATCTAGTAGAAATAGTGTAGTTGAATTTAAACGATTTTTAGAAATTGCGATAGGTTCGCTTTTTGAGGTTGAAACTCAACTTATAATAATTCAAGAATTAGAATTAATAGAATCAGAAGAATTAAAGATCATTTTTGAACTTATAGAAAAAGAAGGCAAGATGATTAACGGATTAATAAATACAATAAAGAATAGCTAA
- the hemL gene encoding glutamate-1-semialdehyde 2,1-aminomutase — translation MSFKKSQKLYKKGLKNLVGAVNSPVRAFSSVGGNPLFIKKAKGTRITDVDGNEYVDLVLSYGPMILGHRHKKVQKGVDKALKNGYSFGASTEAEIKLAKIVCDAFPEMDKVRFVNSGTEAVLSGIRLARAFTGKDKIIKFSGCYHGHQDALLVAAGSGLATLSLPGSKGVPEGAVKNTLIAEYNNLESVKKHFEEHDDIAGVIIEPIGGNMGVVIPQNNFLKELKEFLETKGALLIADEVMTGFRSKFGGAQELLGVTADITCLGKVIGGGFPVGAYGARNEIMENVAPLGGMYQAGTLSGNPIAMAGGIATLTELKKQNPYEKFEEVGAIIEVILLETAKKYNVDLTVNRFGSMLNPFFTKTKVTNFEEAQTSDTEKFGVFFWEMIKNGVFLPPSQFEAWFLSSALKDKDIKIIANATDKAMKKVADSF, via the coding sequence ATGAGCTTTAAAAAATCACAAAAATTATATAAAAAGGGTTTAAAAAACCTTGTAGGTGCAGTAAATTCTCCTGTAAGAGCATTTTCTTCTGTTGGCGGAAATCCGTTGTTTATTAAAAAAGCAAAAGGAACTAGAATTACAGATGTTGATGGAAATGAATATGTAGATTTAGTACTTTCTTACGGGCCAATGATATTAGGTCACAGACATAAAAAAGTGCAAAAAGGTGTTGATAAAGCTTTAAAGAACGGTTATTCTTTTGGTGCATCAACAGAGGCAGAAATAAAATTAGCAAAAATTGTTTGTGATGCTTTTCCGGAAATGGACAAAGTTCGTTTTGTAAACTCTGGTACAGAAGCTGTTTTAAGCGGAATTCGTTTAGCAAGAGCATTTACAGGAAAAGATAAAATTATTAAGTTTTCTGGTTGTTATCATGGGCATCAAGATGCATTATTAGTTGCAGCAGGTTCTGGTTTGGCAACGTTAAGTTTACCAGGTTCTAAAGGTGTGCCAGAAGGTGCGGTAAAAAATACATTAATAGCAGAATATAATAATTTAGAAAGTGTAAAAAAACACTTTGAAGAGCACGATGATATTGCCGGTGTAATCATAGAGCCAATCGGTGGTAATATGGGAGTTGTAATTCCGCAAAATAATTTCTTAAAAGAATTAAAAGAATTTTTAGAAACCAAAGGAGCGTTGCTAATTGCTGATGAAGTAATGACCGGTTTTCGTTCTAAATTTGGTGGCGCACAAGAATTATTAGGTGTTACAGCAGATATTACGTGTTTAGGTAAAGTAATTGGCGGAGGTTTTCCTGTTGGTGCTTATGGTGCAAGAAACGAAATCATGGAAAATGTTGCGCCGTTAGGAGGAATGTATCAAGCAGGTACTTTATCTGGAAATCCGATAGCTATGGCTGGTGGAATAGCAACTTTAACAGAGTTGAAAAAACAAAATCCGTATGAAAAGTTCGAAGAAGTTGGTGCGATAATAGAAGTGATTTTATTGGAAACAGCTAAGAAATACAACGTAGATTTAACTGTAAATAGATTTGGTTCTATGTTAAATCCGTTCTTTACAAAAACGAAAGTTACAAATTTTGAAGAAGCTCAAACTTCTGATACAGAAAAGTTTGGTGTTTTCTTTTGGGAAATGATAAAAAATGGAGTGTTTTTACCTCCAAGTCAATTTGAAGCTTGGTTTTTATCATCAGCATTAAAAGATAAGGATATAAAAATAATAGCAAATGCAACTGACAAGGCTATGAAAAAAGTAGCCGATAGCTTTTAG
- the hemB gene encoding porphobilinogen synthase, producing MFRTRRLRKTEGIRRLVRETKLSVDDFIYPLFIEEGENIETEIVSMPGIKRFSLDRISKELDEVVSLNIPAVLLFGIPSEKDDEGTETWNDDGIMQKAIRFIKKNYPSLYVITDVCFCEYTSHGHCGIIHDNDVDNDATLVNLAKQVISHAKAGVDMVAPSGMMDGTIDMIRQSLDNTGFTNLPIMGYSVKYASAFYGPFRDAADSAPTFGDRRTYQMDPSNSDEGMREATFDDQEGADILMVKPALSYLDIIRDLKNNFDRPIACYNVSGEYAMVKAAAEKGWIDGEKVMMESLLSMKRAGADIIITYFAKEAARILKTNN from the coding sequence ATGTTTAGAACGAGAAGATTAAGAAAAACAGAAGGTATTAGAAGATTAGTTAGAGAAACTAAACTCTCTGTAGACGATTTTATTTATCCACTTTTTATAGAAGAAGGAGAAAACATAGAAACAGAAATTGTTTCTATGCCCGGAATCAAGCGTTTTTCTTTAGATAGAATTTCAAAAGAATTAGATGAGGTAGTTTCTTTAAATATACCTGCGGTTCTTTTGTTTGGAATTCCATCAGAAAAAGATGATGAAGGTACAGAAACATGGAATGATGACGGAATTATGCAAAAAGCAATTCGTTTTATCAAGAAAAATTACCCAAGTTTATATGTAATTACGGATGTTTGTTTTTGTGAATATACTTCTCATGGTCACTGCGGAATTATACATGACAATGATGTAGATAATGATGCAACTTTGGTAAACCTTGCTAAACAAGTAATTTCTCATGCAAAAGCAGGTGTAGATATGGTTGCGCCTTCTGGTATGATGGATGGAACAATAGATATGATTCGACAGTCTTTAGATAATACCGGTTTTACTAATTTACCAATTATGGGATATTCTGTAAAATATGCGTCAGCTTTTTATGGTCCTTTTAGAGATGCGGCAGATTCTGCACCTACATTTGGTGATAGAAGAACGTATCAAATGGATCCTTCTAACAGTGATGAAGGAATGCGAGAAGCTACTTTTGATGATCAAGAAGGAGCGGATATTTTAATGGTAAAACCCGCACTTTCTTATTTAGATATTATTAGAGATTTAAAAAACAATTTCGATAGACCAATTGCATGTTATAATGTAAGCGGAGAATATGCAATGGTTAAAGCTGCTGCAGAAAAAGGTTGGATTGACGGAGAAAAAGTGATGATGGAAAGTCTGTTGTCTATGAAAAGGGCAGGTGCAGATATAATTATTACTTATTTTGCTAAAGAAGCGGCAAGAATATTAAAGACTAACAACTAA
- the hemC gene encoding hydroxymethylbilane synthase has translation MQKIIRIGTRDSQLALWQANKVRKELEELGYEAVLVPIKSTGDIVLDKPLYELGITGIFTKNLDIAMLNGDIDIAVHSLKDVPTALPEGIVQAAVLKRANYTDILVLKDTEEFFGQPNGVIATGSLRRKAQWLNRYPTHSVEDLRGNVNTRLEKLRTSETWNGAVFAAAGLERLGLRDKGAIPLTWMIPAPAQGAIMIAALENDTYVMDACEQLNHHETKVCVGIEREFLRLLEGGCTAPIGALAYVDDKTGEINFKGILLKRDGSKKITVTKTAKIGSHKFLAKDCADYVINRGGKELMQEDEGKDDSIAKVYSTKKLSELQKENLSSAIGIEDSDFIKIRFNRISPKVVKHSHENVAITSQNGVEAILNSFTKEELDFKNIYCVGRRTKKLIEKRIGKVTHVAKNALKLAEYISKETEVKEITYFCSDVRLDVFPTYLQAHEIVVNEVEAYKTMLSPVKISDEFSGVLFYSPSGINSYLEVNSKDKTAFCIGETTAVEARKHFENVQVANLPSVDSVLELVNSHYAGEETSSN, from the coding sequence ATGCAAAAAATAATAAGAATAGGTACTCGCGATAGCCAATTAGCGCTTTGGCAAGCAAATAAAGTACGCAAAGAATTAGAGGAATTAGGTTATGAAGCTGTTTTGGTTCCAATAAAATCTACAGGAGATATTGTTTTAGATAAGCCTCTGTACGAATTGGGAATTACAGGTATTTTTACTAAAAATTTAGATATTGCTATGTTAAATGGCGATATTGATATTGCAGTACATTCTTTAAAAGATGTACCTACAGCATTGCCAGAAGGTATTGTGCAAGCCGCAGTTTTAAAGCGTGCAAACTATACAGATATTTTGGTTTTAAAAGATACTGAAGAGTTTTTTGGTCAACCAAACGGAGTAATTGCAACTGGAAGTTTACGTAGAAAAGCACAATGGTTAAATCGTTACCCTACACATTCGGTAGAAGATTTAAGAGGAAATGTAAATACGCGTTTAGAAAAACTTAGAACTAGCGAGACTTGGAACGGAGCTGTTTTTGCAGCTGCTGGTTTAGAGCGATTAGGTTTAAGAGATAAAGGTGCAATACCATTAACTTGGATGATTCCTGCACCAGCTCAAGGTGCAATTATGATTGCTGCTTTAGAAAACGATACATATGTAATGGATGCTTGCGAGCAACTAAATCATCATGAAACTAAGGTTTGTGTTGGTATAGAGCGTGAGTTTTTAAGATTGCTAGAAGGTGGTTGTACAGCGCCAATAGGTGCTTTAGCGTATGTTGATGATAAAACGGGCGAAATTAATTTTAAAGGAATTTTATTAAAAAGAGACGGTTCTAAAAAAATTACAGTAACCAAAACTGCAAAAATTGGAAGTCATAAATTTTTAGCAAAAGATTGCGCCGATTATGTAATAAATAGAGGTGGTAAAGAATTAATGCAAGAAGATGAAGGTAAAGACGATTCGATTGCGAAAGTTTATTCAACTAAAAAATTATCGGAATTACAAAAAGAAAATCTTTCTTCTGCGATAGGTATAGAAGATAGTGATTTCATAAAAATAAGATTTAATAGAATTTCACCAAAAGTAGTTAAGCATTCGCATGAAAACGTTGCAATTACTAGTCAAAATGGTGTTGAAGCTATTTTAAACTCTTTTACCAAAGAAGAATTAGATTTTAAAAATATCTATTGTGTTGGTAGAAGAACAAAGAAGTTAATAGAAAAAAGAATAGGAAAAGTAACGCACGTTGCTAAAAATGCTTTAAAACTTGCAGAATATATCTCTAAAGAAACAGAGGTAAAAGAAATTACTTATTTCTGTAGCGACGTAAGATTAGATGTTTTTCCTACCTATTTGCAAGCACATGAAATTGTTGTGAACGAAGTAGAAGCTTACAAGACAATGTTAAGTCCGGTTAAAATTTCTGATGAATTTTCTGGGGTTTTGTTTTATAGTCCTTCAGGAATAAACAGTTATTTAGAAGTGAATTCTAAAGATAAAACTGCATTTTGTATTGGAGAAACTACTGCAGTAGAAGCTAGAAAGCATTTCGAAAATGTACAAGTTGCTAATTTACCAAGTGTAGATAGTGTTTTAGAATTGGTAAATAGCCATTATGCCGGAGAAGAAACTTCTTCAAATTAA
- the hemA gene encoding glutamyl-tRNA reductase yields the protein MKELGQVHFYNIGVSYKKADAEMRGKFSVSKENQAALLNAAKERGIKSIFIISTCNRTEIFGFANRPCLLIELLCDFSEGTVKEFNAICNINKDQEAISHLFRIGTGLESQILGDYEIVGQLRQSFKLAKQLKTTDAYIERLVNSVLQASKRVKNDTKLSSGTTSVSYAAVQYIIKNLPDYNSKNILVFGLGKMGKHTCKNLAEYTQNKQVSLINRTEEKTDAFVKEHASIRKSVIENLTEEVANADVIIVSTGADKPTITKKHIVNKKETLILDLSMPENVAKDVLEVKGVSLVNVDELSKITDETLAVRQQEIPFAKEIIETHKAEFNSWLNHRRFTPAIAALKESLEVIKKDEINFQKKKIINFDENQAEILTSRFIQKITTQFVKHLKDEETSVSESIEVIQKVFQS from the coding sequence ATGAAGGAATTAGGACAAGTACATTTTTACAATATTGGTGTAAGTTATAAAAAGGCAGATGCAGAAATGCGTGGTAAATTTTCTGTATCCAAAGAAAATCAAGCCGCACTTTTAAATGCAGCTAAAGAAAGAGGTATAAAATCTATCTTTATAATTTCTACATGCAATAGAACAGAAATTTTTGGTTTTGCCAATAGACCTTGTCTTCTTATAGAATTGCTTTGTGATTTTTCTGAAGGTACTGTTAAAGAATTTAATGCTATTTGTAATATCAATAAAGATCAAGAGGCAATTAGCCACTTATTTAGGATTGGTACAGGTTTAGAAAGTCAGATTTTAGGAGATTATGAAATTGTTGGTCAATTAAGACAATCTTTTAAATTGGCAAAACAATTAAAAACTACAGATGCTTATATAGAGAGACTTGTAAATTCTGTTCTGCAAGCAAGTAAACGTGTAAAAAACGATACAAAGTTAAGTTCTGGTACGACATCAGTTTCTTATGCTGCAGTGCAATACATTATTAAGAATTTACCAGATTACAATTCTAAAAATATTTTAGTTTTCGGTTTGGGTAAAATGGGAAAACATACTTGTAAAAACTTAGCAGAATATACGCAGAATAAACAGGTTAGTTTAATCAATAGAACCGAAGAAAAAACAGATGCTTTTGTAAAAGAGCATGCTTCTATTCGTAAATCAGTTATCGAAAACTTAACAGAAGAGGTTGCAAATGCAGATGTAATTATTGTGTCTACAGGTGCAGATAAGCCAACAATTACAAAAAAACATATTGTAAATAAAAAAGAAACTTTAATCTTAGATTTATCGATGCCAGAAAATGTGGCAAAAGATGTTTTAGAGGTTAAAGGTGTTTCTTTAGTGAATGTAGATGAACTTTCTAAAATTACTGATGAAACTTTAGCTGTTCGTCAACAAGAAATTCCGTTTGCAAAAGAAATTATAGAAACTCACAAGGCAGAATTTAATAGTTGGTTAAACCATAGAAGGTTTACCCCAGCAATTGCCGCGTTAAAAGAATCTTTAGAAGTTATTAAGAAAGATGAAATTAATTTTCAGAAAAAGAAAATTATAAATTTTGATGAAAATCAGGCAGAAATCTTAACTTCGAGATTTATACAAAAAATTACTACACAGTTTGTTAAGCATTTAAAAGATGAAGAAACTTCTGTTTCAGAAAGTATAGAAGTTATTCAAAAAGTGTTTCAATCATAA
- a CDS encoding helix-turn-helix domain-containing protein — protein MFKNVGESSFDEINLEKGFYVLHFQNESKNAINFERDIDSTFIQMHFCLRGNSKFLFNSGDYTFDVLDNRSILLYNPQRTLPINLEIQPKTTLVSLLISIEKFHSLFSKESGYIPFLSDENSNRKFYDDTEIKPTVSIVLQQIINSNINSSIRQLYVKGKIYELLSLHFQKEESTDAEYCPFLVDEQNVIKIRKAKDIIISRMSEPPSLQELATEIGLNLKKLKEGFKQIYGDTVYSFLFDYKMEHARKLLESNKYNVNEVGSQVGYSTASHFIAAFKKKFGTTPKKYVMSLNK, from the coding sequence ATGTTTAAAAATGTCGGAGAAAGTTCTTTTGATGAAATAAACCTAGAAAAAGGGTTTTATGTTCTTCATTTTCAGAACGAAAGCAAAAATGCAATCAATTTTGAAAGAGATATTGATAGTACATTTATACAAATGCACTTCTGTTTACGCGGTAATTCTAAATTTTTATTTAATTCTGGCGATTATACTTTTGATGTTTTAGACAATCGATCTATACTTTTATACAATCCGCAGAGAACATTACCTATTAATTTAGAAATTCAACCAAAAACAACATTGGTTTCTTTATTAATTTCTATTGAAAAATTTCACTCTTTATTCTCTAAAGAATCAGGCTATATTCCTTTTCTAAGTGACGAAAACAGCAATCGTAAATTTTACGACGATACAGAAATCAAACCAACGGTTTCTATTGTTTTGCAACAAATCATCAACTCTAACATTAACAGCTCTATTAGGCAATTATACGTAAAAGGAAAAATATACGAGTTACTAAGTCTTCATTTTCAAAAAGAAGAAAGTACAGATGCAGAATATTGCCCGTTTTTAGTTGACGAACAAAATGTTATTAAAATTAGAAAAGCAAAAGATATTATAATTTCTAGAATGTCTGAACCACCAAGCTTGCAAGAACTAGCAACTGAAATTGGTTTGAATTTAAAAAAATTAAAAGAAGGCTTTAAACAAATTTATGGCGATACAGTTTATAGTTTTTTATTCGACTATAAAATGGAACACGCAAGAAAATTATTAGAATCTAATAAGTATAATGTAAATGAAGTTGGCTCGCAGGTTGGTTACAGTACCGCAAGTCATTTTATTGCCGCTTTTAAAAAGAAATTTGGTACAACACCAAAAAAATATGTAATGAGTTTAAATAAATAA
- a CDS encoding TrmH family RNA methyltransferase: MEQLTHYDIENKQQQFPITIVCDAIRTPENIGMCFRISESFGVEKIYFHENSPTTENRIVKKTARNTLNQIQHEAYTNFETLISELKAAGNTIIGIEITDKSIDIQDFNFKNHEKIVLLLGSERNGIENINLVDKTVAIPMFGRNSSMNVIHSLAITLYEVTNQISKK, from the coding sequence TTGGAACAACTTACACATTACGACATCGAAAACAAGCAACAACAATTTCCTATAACAATTGTATGTGATGCTATTAGAACTCCAGAAAATATTGGAATGTGTTTTCGTATTTCTGAAAGTTTTGGTGTAGAGAAAATATATTTTCATGAAAACTCACCAACTACAGAAAATAGAATCGTAAAAAAAACTGCTAGAAATACTCTTAACCAAATACAACACGAAGCTTACACAAATTTCGAAACATTAATTTCTGAATTAAAAGCAGCTGGTAACACAATTATTGGTATAGAAATTACTGATAAAAGTATCGATATTCAAGATTTTAATTTTAAAAATCACGAAAAAATCGTATTACTTTTGGGTAGCGAAAGAAACGGTATCGAAAATATAAACTTAGTAGATAAAACTGTTGCAATACCAATGTTTGGCAGAAACTCTAGCATGAATGTAATACATAGTTTAGCGATAACTTTATATGAAGTTACCAATCAAATATCAAAAAAATAA
- the hemH gene encoding ferrochelatase yields the protein MKGILLNNLGSPDSTDTKDVKKYLGEFLMDERVIDIPFWKRWILIKGIILKIRPKKSGAAYKKIWWKEGSPLVVISERFTKKVAKKVDIPVELAMRYGSMSMEKGIKNLVDKGVTEIMLVPLYPHYAMSSYETVVVLAEEIIAEKYPQVKLDTLPPFYNKPDYIKAMSNNIANHLKGFDYDHVLFSYHGIPERHIKKSDPTNSHCKIDGSCCERNSVAHHTCYRHQCFETTKAIAKELGLDETNHSNSFQSRLLKDPWLKPYTDFELEKFPTIGKKKLAVITPAFVADCLETLEEIAMEGKEEFLEAGGTEYKHIPCMNDNDDWVDVMVSWINDWKNK from the coding sequence ATGAAAGGTATTTTATTAAACAATTTAGGGTCACCAGATTCTACGGATACAAAAGATGTAAAAAAATATTTAGGAGAATTTTTAATGGACGAGCGTGTAATTGATATTCCTTTTTGGAAACGCTGGATTCTTATTAAAGGAATTATCTTAAAAATTAGACCAAAAAAATCAGGTGCAGCTTACAAAAAAATTTGGTGGAAAGAAGGTTCTCCATTAGTTGTAATTTCTGAAAGGTTTACTAAAAAAGTTGCCAAAAAAGTAGATATTCCTGTAGAATTAGCAATGCGCTATGGTTCTATGTCTATGGAAAAAGGGATTAAAAACCTGGTTGATAAAGGTGTAACAGAAATTATGTTGGTTCCTTTATATCCGCATTACGCAATGTCTTCTTACGAAACTGTTGTTGTTTTAGCAGAAGAAATTATTGCAGAGAAATATCCGCAGGTAAAATTAGATACTTTACCACCGTTTTATAACAAACCAGATTATATAAAAGCGATGAGCAATAATATTGCAAATCATTTAAAAGGTTTCGATTATGATCATGTTTTATTTTCTTACCACGGAATTCCAGAACGTCACATCAAAAAATCTGACCCAACAAACAGTCATTGTAAAATAGATGGTTCTTGTTGCGAACGAAATTCTGTAGCGCATCATACTTGTTATAGACATCAATGTTTTGAAACTACAAAAGCAATTGCTAAAGAATTAGGTTTGGACGAAACAAATCATAGCAATTCATTTCAATCTCGATTATTAAAAGATCCTTGGTTAAAACCTTACACAGATTTCGAATTAGAAAAATTTCCAACAATTGGTAAAAAGAAACTTGCTGTAATTACACCCGCTTTTGTTGCTGATTGTTTAGAAACTTTAGAAGAAATTGCCATGGAAGGTAAAGAAGAATTTTTAGAAGCTGGCGGTACAGAGTACAAACACATACCTTGTATGAACGACAATGATGATTGGGTAGACGTTATGGTTTCTTGGATAAATGATTGGAAAAACAAATAA